One window of the Acinonyx jubatus isolate Ajub_Pintada_27869175 chromosome A2, VMU_Ajub_asm_v1.0, whole genome shotgun sequence genome contains the following:
- the USP19 gene encoding ubiquitin carboxyl-terminal hydrolase 19 isoform X5, whose translation MSGGASTTGPRRGPPGLEEATSKKKQKDRANQESKDGDPRRGSVSSREEQAKEELLLDWRQSADEVIVKLRVGAGPLRLEEVDAAFTDTDCVVRLPGGRQWGGVFYAEIESSCTKVQARKGGLLQLALPKKVPLLTWPSLLKPLGTQEALPGLRCQENGQEPSPIALEPGPEPRRGKQEARNQKRAQGRGEVGAGAGPGAQAGPSAKRAVHLRRGPDGEGSRDGPGPRGDAPPFLAETATQAEAEEQLRVPPLNPQTCLLGSEENLALLAGEKTVSPRNDPVSPAMARSRDPEKGDRSKEEMAEAADALTLVDEPESMVNLAFVKNDSYEKGPDSVVVHVYVKEICRDTSRVLFREQDFTLIFQTRDGNFLRLHPGCGPHTIFRWQVKLRNLIEPEQCTFCFTASRIDICLRKRQSQRWGGLEAPAARGAVGGAKVAVPTGPTPLDSTPPGGAPHPLTGQEEARAVEKEKPKARSEDTGLDGVVARTPMEHVAPKPEPHLASPKPTCMVPPMPHSPVSGDSVEEEEEEEKKVCLPGFTGLVNLGNTCFMNSVIQSLSNTRELRDFFHDRSFEAEINYNNPLGTGGRLAIGFAVLLRALWKGTHHAFQPSKLKAIVASKASQFTGYAQHDAQEFMAFLLDGLHEDLNRIQNKPYTETVDSDGRPDEVVAEEAWQRHKMRNDSFIVDLFQGQYKSKLVCPVCAKVSITFDPFLYLPVPLPQKQKVLPVFYFAREPHSKPIKFLVSISKENSSASEVLESLSQSVHVKPENLRLAEVIKNRFHRVFLPSHSLDTVTPSDTLLCFELLSPELAKERVVVLEVQQRPQVPSIPISKCAACQRKQQSEDEKLKRCTRCYRVGYCNQLCQKTHWPDHKGLCRPENIGYPFLVSVPASRLTYARLAQLLEGYARYSVSVFQPPFQPGRMALESQGTGCTTLLSTSSLEAGDSERDPIQPPELQLVTPVAEGDTGVPRTWAAPDRGPVPSTSGVSSEVLASGPVEVGSLPAGERMSRPEAAVPGYQHPSEAINAHTPQFFIYKIDTSNREQRLEDKGDTPLELGEDCSLALVWRNNERLQEFVLVASKELECAEDPGSAGEAARAGHFTLDQCLNLFTRPEVLAPEEAWYCPQCKQHREASKQLLLWRLPNVLIVQLKRFSFRSFIWRDKINDLVEFPVRNLDLSKFCIGQKEEQLPSYDLYAVINHYGGMIGGHYTACARLPNDRSSQRSDVGWRLFDDSTVTTVDESQVVTRYAYVLFYRRRNSPVERPPRAGHSEHHPDLGPAAEAAASQASRIWQELEAEEEPVPEGPVPLGPWGPQDWVGPPPRGPTTPDEGCLRYFVLGTVAALVALVLNMFYPLVSQSRWR comes from the exons ATGTCTGGTGGGGCCAGCACCACGGGCCCAAGGAGAGGTCCCCCAGGACTGGAGGAGGCCACCAGTAAGAAGAAGCAGAAGGATCGAGCAAACCAGGAGAGCAAGGATGGAGATCCTAGGAGAG GGTCAGTGTCCTCTCGGGAGGAGCAGGCCAAAGAGG AGTTGTTGCTTGATTGGAGGCAGAGTGCAGATGAGGTGATTGTCAAGCTGCGTGTGGGAGCGGGTCCCCTGCGGCTGGAGGAGGTGGATGCTGCTTTCACAGACACAGACTGCGTGGTGCGGCTTCCAG GTGGTCGGCAGTGGGGTGGTGTTTTCTATGCTGAGATAGAAAGTTCTTGCACCAAAGTACAAGCCCGCAAGGGTGGCCTCCTGCAGCTGGCACTGCCCAAGAAGGTGCCTCTGCTCACATGGCCCTCTCTTCTG AAACCTCTAGGGACCCAGGAGGCGTTGCCAGGGCTGCGGTGTCAGGAGAATGGGCAGGAGCCATCTCCCATTGCCCTGGAGCCAGGCCCTGAGCCCCGGCGGGGTAAACAGGAGGCCCGGAACCAGAAGAGGGCCCAGGGCCGTGGTGAGGTAGGCGCAGGGGCTGGCCCCGGGGCCCAGGCAGGGCCCAGCGCCAAGAGGGCTGTGCATCTCCGCAGAGGGCCAGATGGGGAAGGGTCCAGAGATGGGCCTGGACCCCGGGGCGATGCCCCCCCCTTCTTGGCTgagacagccacccag GCTGAGGCTGAGGAACAGCTCCGGGTACCACCGCTGAACCCCCAGACCTGCCTTTTGGGTTCAGAGGAGAATCTAGCACTCTTGGCAGGAGAGAAGACCGTGTCCCCCAGGAATGATCCAGTCTCCCCAGCCATGGCTCGGAGCAGAGATCCTGAGAAAGGTGACCGTTCCAAAGAGGAGATGGCAGAGGCAGCAGATGCTCTAACCTTGGTGGATG AGCCGGAGTCCATGGTGAACCTGGCATTTGTCAAGAATGATTCATATGAGAAGGGCCCGGATTCAGTGGTGGTGCATGTGTACGTGAAAGAAATCTGCAGGGACACTTCTCGAGTGCTTTTCCGCGAGCAAGATTTCACGCTTATCTTCCAGACCAG GGATGGAAACTTCCTGAGACTACACCCAGGCTGTGGGCCCCATACCATCTTCCGTTGGCAGGTGAAGCTCAG GAACCTGATTGAGCCTGAGCAGTGCACCTTTTGCTTCACGGCCTCTCGAATTGACATCTGCCTCCGAAAGCGGCAAAGTCAGCGCTGGGGGGGCCTGGAGGCCCCAGCTGCACGAG GTGCAGTGGGTGGTGCAAAGGTTGCCGTGCCGACAGGTCCAACCCCTCTGGATTCAACCCCACCGGgaggtgccccccaccctctcACAGGCCAGGAGGAAGCTCGGGCTGTGGAGAAGGAAAAACCCAAGGCTCGATCTGAGGACACGGGGCTGGATGGTGTGGTGGCCCGCACCCCCATGGAGCATGTAGCCCCAAAGCCAGAGCCACACCTAGCCTCG CCCAAGCCCACATGTATGGTGCCTCCAATGCCCCACAGCCCTGTGAGCGGAGATagtgtggaggaagaggaggaggaagagaagaaggtgtGTTTGCCTGGCTTCACTGGCCTTGTCAACCTAGGCAACACCTGCTTCATGAACAGTGTCATTCAGTCTCTGTCCAATACTCGGGAGCTCCGGGACTTCTTCCACG ACCGCTCCTTTGAGGCCGAGATCAACTACAACAACCCACTGGGGACTGGTGGGCGTCTGGCCATTGGCTTTGCTGTGTTGCTCCGGGCACTGTGGAAGGGCACCCACCATGCCTTCCAGCCTTCCAAGTTGAAG GCCATTGTGGCGAGCAAGGCCAGCCAGTTCACAGGCTATGCGCAGCATGATGCCCAGGAGTTCATGGCTTTCTTGCTGGATGGGCTGCATGAAGACTTGAATCGCATTCAGAACAAGCCCTACACAGAAACTGTGGATTCAGATGGGCGGCCCGATGAG GTGGTGGCTGAAGAAGCATGGCAGCGGCATAAGATGAGGAATGACTCTTTCATCGTAGACCTGTTTCAGGGCCAGTATAAGTCGAAGCTGGTGTGCCCTGTGTGTGCCAAG GTCTCCATCACTTTTGACCCATTCCTCTACCTGCCAGTACCTTTGCCACAGAAGCAGAAGGTTCTCCCCGTCTTCTATTTTGCCCGGGAGCCGCACAGCAAACCCATCAAG TTTCTGGTGAGCATCAGCAAGGAGAACTCCAGTGCAAGTGAAGTGTTGGAATCCCTCTCTCAGAGTGTCCACGTGAAGCCTGAGAACCTGCGTCTAGCTGAG GTGATTAAGAATCGTTTCCACCGTGTATTCCTGCCCTCCCACTCATTGGACACTGTGACCCCATCTGACACGCTCCTCTGCTTTGAGCTGCTATCCCCAGAGTTGGCTAAGGAGCGAGTGGTGGTGCTAGAGGTGCAGCAG CGCCCCCAGGTGCCCAGCATCCCCATCTCCAAGTGTGCAGCCTGCCAGCGGAAGCAGCAGTCAGAGGACGAGAAGCTGAAGCGCTGTACCCGGTGCTACCGCGTGGGCTACTGCAACCA gCTCTGCCAGAAAACCCACTGGCCTGACCACAAGGGTCTCTGCCGCCCTGAGAACATTGGCTACCCATTTCTGGTCAGTGTACCTGCCTCACGTCTCACTTATGCTCGTCTTGCTCAGCTGCTAGAGGGCTATGCCCG GTATTCTGTGAGTGTATTCCAACCACCCTTCCAGCCTGGCCGCATGGCCTTGGAATCCCAGGGCACTGGCTGTACTACGTTGCTCTCTACTAGCTCCCTGGAGGCTGGGGACAGTGAGAGGGACCCGATTCAGCCGCCTGAGCTCCAGTTGGTGACCCCCGTGGCTGAGGGGGACACAGGGGTCCCTAGGACATGGGCGGCTCCTGATCGGGGCCCTGTGCCCAGCACCAGTGGAGTTTCTTCTGAGGTGCTGGCCAGTGGGCCTGTTGAAGTTGGCTCCTTGCCTGCTGGTGAGAGGATGTCTCGGCCCGAAG CTGCTGTGCCTGGATATCAGCACCCAAGTGAAGCCATAAATGCCCACACCCCTCagttcttcatctataaaattgacACATCTAACCGAGAGCAGCGGCTGGAGGACAAAG GAGACACCCCCCTGGAGCTGGGTGAGGACTGCAGCCTGGCTCTAGTGTGGCGGAACAATGAGCGCCTGCAGGAATTTGTGTTGGTAGCCTCCAAAGAGCTGGAGTGTGCTGAGGATCCAGGCTCTGCTGGTGAGGCTGCCCGTGCTGGGCACTTTACTCTGGACCAGTGCCTGAACCTCTTCACTCGGCCTGAGGTGCTGGCGCCTGAGGAGGCTTG GTACTGCCCACAGTGTAAACAACACAGAGAGGCCTCCAAGCAGCTGCTGCTGTGGCGCTTGCCCAACGTACTCATTGTGCAGCTCAAGCGCTTCTCCTTTCGGAGTTTCATTTGGCGTGACAAGATCAACGACCTGGTGGAGTTCCCTGTTCG GAACCTGGACCTGAGCAAGTTTTGCATTGGTCAGAAAGAGGAACAGCTGCCTAGCTACGACCTATACGCTGTCATCAACCACTACGGAGGCATGATTGGCGGCCACTACACTGCCTGTGCCCGCCTGCCCAATGACCGCAGCAGCCAGCGCAGCGACGTGG GGTGGCGCTTATTTGATGACAGCACGGTGACAACAGTAGACGAGAGCCAGGTCGTGACGCGTTATGCCTATGTACTCTTCTACCGCCGGCGGAACTCTCCTGTGGAGAGGCCCCCCAGGGCAGGTCACTCTGAGCACCACCCAGACCTAGGCCCTGCAGCCGAGGCTGCTGCCAGCCAG GCTTCCCGGATTTGGCAGGAGCTGGAGGCCGAGGAGGAACCGGTACCTGAGGGGCCTGTGCCCCTGGGTCCCTGGGGGCCCCAAGACTGGGTGGGCCCCCCACCACGTGGCCCTACCACACCAGATGAGGGCTGTCTCCGGTACTTTGTTCTGGGTACCGTGGCAGCTTTGGTGGCCCTCGTGCTCAACATGTTCTATCCTCTGGTATCCCAGAGTCGCTGGAGATGA
- the USP19 gene encoding ubiquitin carboxyl-terminal hydrolase 19 isoform X14, giving the protein MSGGASTTGPRRGPPGLEEATSKKKQKDRANQESKDGDPRRGSVSSREEQAKEELLLDWRQSADEVIVKLRVGAGPLRLEEVDAAFTDTDCVVRLPGGRQWGGVFYAEIESSCTKVQARKGGLLQLALPKKVPLLTWPSLLKKPLGTQEALPGLRCQENGQEPSPIALEPGPEPRRGKQEARNQKRAQGRGEVGAGAGPGAQAGPSAKRAVHLRRGPDGEGSRDGPGPRGDAPPFLAETATQAEAEEQLRVPPLNPQTCLLGSEENLALLAGEKTVSPRNDPVSPAMARSRDPEKGDRSKEEMAEAADALTLVDEPESMVNLAFVKNDSYEKGPDSVVVHVYVKEICRDTSRVLFREQDFTLIFQTRDGNFLRLHPGCGPHTIFRWQVKLRNLIEPEQCTFCFTASRIDICLRKRQSQRWGGLEAPAARVGGAKVAVPTGPTPLDSTPPGGAPHPLTGQEEARAVEKEKPKARSEDTGLDGVVARTPMEHVAPKPEPHLASPKPTCMVPPMPHSPVSGDSVEEEEEEEKKVCLPGFTGLVNLGNTCFMNSVIQSLSNTRELRDFFHDRSFEAEINYNNPLGTGGRLAIGFAVLLRALWKGTHHAFQPSKLKAIVASKASQFTGYAQHDAQEFMAFLLDGLHEDLNRIQNKPYTETVDSDGRPDEVVAEEAWQRHKMRNDSFIVDLFQGQYKSKLVCPVCAKVSITFDPFLYLPVPLPQKQKVLPVFYFAREPHSKPIKFLVSISKENSSASEVLESLSQSVHVKPENLRLAEVIKNRFHRVFLPSHSLDTVTPSDTLLCFELLSPELAKERVVVLEVQQRPQVPSIPISKCAACQRKQQSEDEKLKRCTRCYRVGYCNQLCQKTHWPDHKGLCRPENIGYPFLVSVPASRLTYARLAQLLEGYARYSVSVFQPPFQPGRMALESQGTGCTTLLSTSSLEAGDSERDPIQPPELQLVTPVAEGDTGVPRTWAAPDRGPVPSTSGVSSEVLASGPVEVGSLPAGERMSRPEAAVPGYQHPSEAINAHTPQFFIYKIDTSNREQRLEDKGDTPLELGEDCSLALVWRNNERLQEFVLVASKELECAEDPGSAGEAARAGHFTLDQCLNLFTRPEVLAPEEAWYCPQCKQHREASKQLLLWRLPNVLIVQLKRFSFRSFIWRDKINDLVEFPVRNLDLSKFCIGQKEEQLPSYDLYAVINHYGGMIGGHYTACARLPNDRSSQRSDVGWRLFDDSTVTTVDESQVVTRYAYVLFYRRRNSPVERPPRAGHSEHHPDLGPAAEAAASQGLGPGQAPEVAPTRTAPERFAPPVDRPAPTYSNMEEVD; this is encoded by the exons ATGTCTGGTGGGGCCAGCACCACGGGCCCAAGGAGAGGTCCCCCAGGACTGGAGGAGGCCACCAGTAAGAAGAAGCAGAAGGATCGAGCAAACCAGGAGAGCAAGGATGGAGATCCTAGGAGAG GGTCAGTGTCCTCTCGGGAGGAGCAGGCCAAAGAGG AGTTGTTGCTTGATTGGAGGCAGAGTGCAGATGAGGTGATTGTCAAGCTGCGTGTGGGAGCGGGTCCCCTGCGGCTGGAGGAGGTGGATGCTGCTTTCACAGACACAGACTGCGTGGTGCGGCTTCCAG GTGGTCGGCAGTGGGGTGGTGTTTTCTATGCTGAGATAGAAAGTTCTTGCACCAAAGTACAAGCCCGCAAGGGTGGCCTCCTGCAGCTGGCACTGCCCAAGAAGGTGCCTCTGCTCACATGGCCCTCTCTTCTG AAGAAACCTCTAGGGACCCAGGAGGCGTTGCCAGGGCTGCGGTGTCAGGAGAATGGGCAGGAGCCATCTCCCATTGCCCTGGAGCCAGGCCCTGAGCCCCGGCGGGGTAAACAGGAGGCCCGGAACCAGAAGAGGGCCCAGGGCCGTGGTGAGGTAGGCGCAGGGGCTGGCCCCGGGGCCCAGGCAGGGCCCAGCGCCAAGAGGGCTGTGCATCTCCGCAGAGGGCCAGATGGGGAAGGGTCCAGAGATGGGCCTGGACCCCGGGGCGATGCCCCCCCCTTCTTGGCTgagacagccacccag GCTGAGGCTGAGGAACAGCTCCGGGTACCACCGCTGAACCCCCAGACCTGCCTTTTGGGTTCAGAGGAGAATCTAGCACTCTTGGCAGGAGAGAAGACCGTGTCCCCCAGGAATGATCCAGTCTCCCCAGCCATGGCTCGGAGCAGAGATCCTGAGAAAGGTGACCGTTCCAAAGAGGAGATGGCAGAGGCAGCAGATGCTCTAACCTTGGTGGATG AGCCGGAGTCCATGGTGAACCTGGCATTTGTCAAGAATGATTCATATGAGAAGGGCCCGGATTCAGTGGTGGTGCATGTGTACGTGAAAGAAATCTGCAGGGACACTTCTCGAGTGCTTTTCCGCGAGCAAGATTTCACGCTTATCTTCCAGACCAG GGATGGAAACTTCCTGAGACTACACCCAGGCTGTGGGCCCCATACCATCTTCCGTTGGCAGGTGAAGCTCAG GAACCTGATTGAGCCTGAGCAGTGCACCTTTTGCTTCACGGCCTCTCGAATTGACATCTGCCTCCGAAAGCGGCAAAGTCAGCGCTGGGGGGGCCTGGAGGCCCCAGCTGCACGAG TGGGTGGTGCAAAGGTTGCCGTGCCGACAGGTCCAACCCCTCTGGATTCAACCCCACCGGgaggtgccccccaccctctcACAGGCCAGGAGGAAGCTCGGGCTGTGGAGAAGGAAAAACCCAAGGCTCGATCTGAGGACACGGGGCTGGATGGTGTGGTGGCCCGCACCCCCATGGAGCATGTAGCCCCAAAGCCAGAGCCACACCTAGCCTCG CCCAAGCCCACATGTATGGTGCCTCCAATGCCCCACAGCCCTGTGAGCGGAGATagtgtggaggaagaggaggaggaagagaagaaggtgtGTTTGCCTGGCTTCACTGGCCTTGTCAACCTAGGCAACACCTGCTTCATGAACAGTGTCATTCAGTCTCTGTCCAATACTCGGGAGCTCCGGGACTTCTTCCACG ACCGCTCCTTTGAGGCCGAGATCAACTACAACAACCCACTGGGGACTGGTGGGCGTCTGGCCATTGGCTTTGCTGTGTTGCTCCGGGCACTGTGGAAGGGCACCCACCATGCCTTCCAGCCTTCCAAGTTGAAG GCCATTGTGGCGAGCAAGGCCAGCCAGTTCACAGGCTATGCGCAGCATGATGCCCAGGAGTTCATGGCTTTCTTGCTGGATGGGCTGCATGAAGACTTGAATCGCATTCAGAACAAGCCCTACACAGAAACTGTGGATTCAGATGGGCGGCCCGATGAG GTGGTGGCTGAAGAAGCATGGCAGCGGCATAAGATGAGGAATGACTCTTTCATCGTAGACCTGTTTCAGGGCCAGTATAAGTCGAAGCTGGTGTGCCCTGTGTGTGCCAAG GTCTCCATCACTTTTGACCCATTCCTCTACCTGCCAGTACCTTTGCCACAGAAGCAGAAGGTTCTCCCCGTCTTCTATTTTGCCCGGGAGCCGCACAGCAAACCCATCAAG TTTCTGGTGAGCATCAGCAAGGAGAACTCCAGTGCAAGTGAAGTGTTGGAATCCCTCTCTCAGAGTGTCCACGTGAAGCCTGAGAACCTGCGTCTAGCTGAG GTGATTAAGAATCGTTTCCACCGTGTATTCCTGCCCTCCCACTCATTGGACACTGTGACCCCATCTGACACGCTCCTCTGCTTTGAGCTGCTATCCCCAGAGTTGGCTAAGGAGCGAGTGGTGGTGCTAGAGGTGCAGCAG CGCCCCCAGGTGCCCAGCATCCCCATCTCCAAGTGTGCAGCCTGCCAGCGGAAGCAGCAGTCAGAGGACGAGAAGCTGAAGCGCTGTACCCGGTGCTACCGCGTGGGCTACTGCAACCA gCTCTGCCAGAAAACCCACTGGCCTGACCACAAGGGTCTCTGCCGCCCTGAGAACATTGGCTACCCATTTCTGGTCAGTGTACCTGCCTCACGTCTCACTTATGCTCGTCTTGCTCAGCTGCTAGAGGGCTATGCCCG GTATTCTGTGAGTGTATTCCAACCACCCTTCCAGCCTGGCCGCATGGCCTTGGAATCCCAGGGCACTGGCTGTACTACGTTGCTCTCTACTAGCTCCCTGGAGGCTGGGGACAGTGAGAGGGACCCGATTCAGCCGCCTGAGCTCCAGTTGGTGACCCCCGTGGCTGAGGGGGACACAGGGGTCCCTAGGACATGGGCGGCTCCTGATCGGGGCCCTGTGCCCAGCACCAGTGGAGTTTCTTCTGAGGTGCTGGCCAGTGGGCCTGTTGAAGTTGGCTCCTTGCCTGCTGGTGAGAGGATGTCTCGGCCCGAAG CTGCTGTGCCTGGATATCAGCACCCAAGTGAAGCCATAAATGCCCACACCCCTCagttcttcatctataaaattgacACATCTAACCGAGAGCAGCGGCTGGAGGACAAAG GAGACACCCCCCTGGAGCTGGGTGAGGACTGCAGCCTGGCTCTAGTGTGGCGGAACAATGAGCGCCTGCAGGAATTTGTGTTGGTAGCCTCCAAAGAGCTGGAGTGTGCTGAGGATCCAGGCTCTGCTGGTGAGGCTGCCCGTGCTGGGCACTTTACTCTGGACCAGTGCCTGAACCTCTTCACTCGGCCTGAGGTGCTGGCGCCTGAGGAGGCTTG GTACTGCCCACAGTGTAAACAACACAGAGAGGCCTCCAAGCAGCTGCTGCTGTGGCGCTTGCCCAACGTACTCATTGTGCAGCTCAAGCGCTTCTCCTTTCGGAGTTTCATTTGGCGTGACAAGATCAACGACCTGGTGGAGTTCCCTGTTCG GAACCTGGACCTGAGCAAGTTTTGCATTGGTCAGAAAGAGGAACAGCTGCCTAGCTACGACCTATACGCTGTCATCAACCACTACGGAGGCATGATTGGCGGCCACTACACTGCCTGTGCCCGCCTGCCCAATGACCGCAGCAGCCAGCGCAGCGACGTGG GGTGGCGCTTATTTGATGACAGCACGGTGACAACAGTAGACGAGAGCCAGGTCGTGACGCGTTATGCCTATGTACTCTTCTACCGCCGGCGGAACTCTCCTGTGGAGAGGCCCCCCAGGGCAGGTCACTCTGAGCACCACCCAGACCTAGGCCCTGCAGCCGAGGCTGCTGCCAGCCAG GGACTAGGCCCTGGCCAGGCCCCCGAGGTGGCCCCCACGCGGACAGCCCCTGAACGCTTCGCCCCCCCTGTGGACCGCCCAGCCCCCACCTACAGCAACATGGAGGAGGTCGATTAG